Proteins encoded within one genomic window of Humulus lupulus chromosome 1, drHumLupu1.1, whole genome shotgun sequence:
- the LOC133799283 gene encoding beta-amyrin 16-alpha-hydroxylase CYP87D16-like produces the protein MWINTAAFGLVGLLVIYVGHWIRRWRNPKCNGILPPGSMGFPLIGETLPLIIPSYSLDLHPFIKTRIQRYGTIFRTSIAGRPVIMSADPELNNFLLLQEGKLVELWYMDTFSKIFAQEGESRTSAVGAVHKYGRSIFLNHFGASSLKEKLLPQIEQVVYKTLSSCSTQDSVDIKRVASAMVLEFSAKQILSYDAETSPINITDAYSRIINGFMSFPVNIPGTAYHQCLKNQNKVVSMLKDMLKERQNSTELNHGDFLDQICKDMEKEKFLSEDFISQLIFGGLFATFESISAVIALAFSLLPHHPLVLEEMMAEHEAILKNRPNPNSSLTWDEYKSMPFTLHVINEILRLGNVTPGLLRKAIKDIPVKGFTIPAGWTIMLVTSAQQLSPNTFHNPLEFNPWRWKELDSEVVSKNFMPFGGGMRQCAGAEYSRVFMATFFHVLLTKYRWTKIKEGTISRNPILGFGKGIHIKLSKK, from the exons ATGTGGATTAATACTGCAGCATTTGGCCTAGTAGGGTTGCTGGTAATATATGTTGGTCATTGGATTAGGAGATGGAGGAATCCTAAGTGTAATGGGATTCTGCCTCCAGGCTCAATGGGATTCCCTTTGATTGGAGAAACTCTCCCTCTCATTATTCCCAGTTACTCTCTTGACCTTCATCCCTTCATCAAAACAAGAATTCAAAG ATATGGGACTATTTTTCGAACAAGCATAGCAGGTCGACCAGTTATAATGTCAGCCGATCCCGAACTCAACAATTTTCTTTTACTACAAGAAGGGAAGCTAGTTGAGCTCTGGTATATGGACACCTTTTCAAAGATCTTTGCACAAGAAGGTGAATCTCGAACCAGCGCAGTTGGCGCAGTACACAAGTACGGGAGGAGCATATTTCTCAATCACTTTGGTGCTAGTAGCCTAAAGGAAAAGCTACTACCTCAGATTGAACAAGTGGTCTACAAAACTCTCAGTTCATGCTCAACTCAAGATTCTGTTGACATCAAACGAGTTGCTTCAGCT ATGGTTTTAGAATTTAGTGCCAAGCAAATTTTAAGTTACGATGCTGAAACTTCACCTATAAATATAACTGACGCATATAGTAGAATCATAAATGGTTTCATGTCTTTTCCTGTGAACATACCCGGCACAGCATACCATCAATGTCTAAAG AACCAAAACAAAGTAGTATCCATGTTGAAGGATATGCTAAAGGAGAGACAGAACTCGACCGAGTTGAATCACGGTGATTTCTTGGATCAGATTTGTAAGGACATGGAAAAGGAGAAGTTCTTATCAGAAGATTTCATTAGTCAGCTGATTTTTGGGGGCCTGTTTGCTACATTTGAGTCAATTTCGGCTGTGATTGCATTAGCTTTCTCGCTGCTTCCACACCATCCTTTAGTATTGGAGGAGATGATG GCAGAGCATGAAGCAATTCTCAAAAACAGACCAAATCCAAACTCTTCACTCACATGGGACGAATACAAATCGATGCCTTTTACTCTTCAT GTTATCAATGAAATTCTTAGGCTGGGAAATGTTACACCAGGATTATTGCGTAAAGCAATCAAAGATATCCCAGTAAAAG GATTTACTATTCCAGCTGGTTGGACCATTATGCTGGTCACCTCTGCTCAGCAGTTAAGCCCCAACACATTCCACAATCCGCTTGAGTTCAATCCATGGCGTTGGAAG GAACTCGATTCTGAGGTTGTATCGAAGAATTTCATGCCTTTTGGGGGAGGAATGAGACAATGTGCAGGAGCAGAATATAGTAGGGTGTTTATGGCAACCTTTTTCCATGTCTTGCTCACCAAATATAG GTGGACAAAAATCAAAGAAGGAACTATTTCTCGAAATCCTATTTTAGGATTTGGAAAAGGCATTCACATTAAATTATCCAAGAAGTAA